A genomic window from Dermacentor silvarum isolate Dsil-2018 chromosome 9, BIME_Dsil_1.4, whole genome shotgun sequence includes:
- the LOC119464340 gene encoding uncharacterized protein LOC119464340, producing MRHAWLAAAVWLAAALPDQEDDRALQPGVPCDEWDASTGTCFFRRQVGDTVTLWLRSAGTGVGRVTWRRRYRALDGSSSHGSGDAVVELRPDTAPWNVAIGAGELRISPITDSDLEPNSWEAVAGPLGNLSFRLELLPVDLGPVFRGDQLTINLEHYLTLPLESLHFRWDWDYQPLATNMRVSRSGRSLRITGLRRSQGGLLACSVYSSTGLLVARRRFRLREPIEEPLPELQSPFQLQQIGSRVKRGVVEADTTDSRLLAPCTRHTQCGLHASCRARYCVCGAGYVGNGLFCWESAAAAAAAGGG from the exons ATGCGGCATGCCTGGCTGGCCGCCGCCGTGTGGCTTGCCGCCGCGCTGCCCGACCAGGAGGACGACAGGGCGCTGCAACCTGGCGTCCCCTGCGACGAGTGGGACGCGTCCACTGGCACCTGCTTCTTTCGGCGACAG GTGGGCGACACGGTGACACTGTGGCTGCGCAGTGCTGGTACCGGCGTGGGCCGTGTCACGTGGCGACGGCGGTACCGCGCGTTGGACGGGTCGTCGTCCCACGGCAGCGGAGACGCTGTGGTCGAGCTGCGACCGGACACGGCCCCGTGGAACGTGGCCATCGGCGCCGGTGAGCTGCGCATTTCGCCCATCACCGACTCGGACCTGGAGCCCAACAGCTGGGAGGCCGTGGCGGGACCCCTGGGCAACCTCAGCTTCCGCCTCGAGCTGCTGCCCGTCGACCTGGGGCCCGTGTTCCGCGGCGACCAGCTCACCATCAACCTCGAGCACTACCTCACGCTGCCGCTCGAGTCGCTGCACTTCCGCTGGGACTGGGACTACCAACCACTAGCCACCAACATGCGG GTGAGCCGGTCAGGCCGTTCGCTGCGCATCACAGGCCTGCGGCGAAGCCAGGGCGGCCTGCTCGCCTGCTCCGTGTACTCGTCGACGGGCCTTCTAGTGGCACGGCGCCGCTTCAGGCTGCGCGAACCCATCGAGGAGCCCTTGCCCGAACTGCAGAGCCCGTTCCAGTTGCAACAAATCGGCAGTCGGGTCAAGCGCGGCGTAGTCGAAGCAGACACCACCGACAGCCGGCTACTGGCGCCCTGCACCAGGCACACGCAGTGTGGACTGCACGCCTCGTGTCGTGCGCGCTACTGCGTGTGCGGCGCCGGATACGTGGGCAACGGGCTCTTCTGCTGGGAGTCcgccgctgctgcagcagcagcgggtGGCGGCTAG
- the LOC119463904 gene encoding 39S ribosomal protein L14, mitochondrial: MLLQGLCIRQRAFSTSTVAQHLQKLSRLRVVDNSALGRQAMMDGKPPKIIHVYNKTGFATIGDKVLVAILGQKKRGFVVGCKHMKQRPLVPRYDTNNLVLLDDSGNPMGTRILVPLPSLLRGDKPRYSKILALCSRFV, encoded by the exons ATGTTGCTTCAGGGCCTCTGTATTCGCCAGCGTGCATTCAG CACAAGTACAGTGGCACAGCACCTGCAGAAACTGTCACGCCTTCGAGTCGTGGACAACAGCGCACTGGGTCGCCAGGCCATGATGGATGGAAAACCACCAAAGATCATCCATGTCTACAACAAGACTGGCTTTGCCACCATTGGCGATAAG GTGCTGGTGGCAATCCTCGGCCAAAAGAAGAGGGGCTTCGTCGTGGGCTGCAAGCACATGAAACAGCGGCCGCTGGTGCCTCGCTATGACACCAACAACTTGGTGCTGCTCGACGACAGCGGCAACCCAATGGGCACCCGCATTCTGGTGCCCCTGCCATCGCTGCTGCGGGGTGATAAGCCGCGCTACTCCAAGATCCTGGCCCTATGCTCGCGATTTGTCTGA
- the LOC119464341 gene encoding DNA repair protein RAD51 homolog 1: MTDVQERDVVDYEEAESFGPLKIQKLEGNGIGAADIRKLEEAGFHTVEAVAYAPKKQLLTIKGISEAKADKLLAEAAKMVPLGFTTATEIHQKRSDIVQITTGSKELDKLLGGGIETGSITEVFGEFRTGKTQLCHMLAVTCQLPIEHSGGEGKCLYIDTEGTFRPERLLAVADKYGLSGPDVLDNVAYARAYNSDHQTQLLIQASAMMAETRYALLIVDSATALYRTDYSGRGELSARQMHLARFLRMLLRLADEFGVAVLITNQVVAQVDGAAMFSADPKKPIGGNIMAHASTTRLYLRKGRGETRICKIYDSPCLPEAEAMFAITPQGIADVKD; this comes from the exons ATGACGGATGTCCAAGAGAGAGACGTAGTGGATTATGAAGAGGCCGAAAGCTTCGGGCCGTTGAAAATCCAGAAGTTAGAG GGCAATGGTATTGGAGCAGCAGACATTCGCAAGCTTGAAGAGGCTGGCTTCCACACTGTTGAGGCAGTGGCATACGCACCCAAGAAGCAGCTGCTCACCATCAAGGGAATCAGCGAGGCCAAGGCTGACAAGCTGCTGGCCGAGGCAGCCAAGATGGTGCCGCTTGGCTTCACCACAGCCACCGAGATCCACCAGAAGCGGTCGGACATCGTGCAGATCACCACGGGCTCCAAGGAACTCGACAAGTTGCTCGGTGGCGGCATTGAGACTGGCTCCATTACGGAGGTGTTCGGGGAGTTCCGCACGGGCAAGACGCAGCTGTGCCACATGCTGGCCGTCACCTGCCAGCTGCCCATCGAGCACAGTGGTGGTGAGGGCAAGTGCCTCTACATCGACACGGAGGGCACCTTCCGGCCCGAACGCCTACTCGCCGTGGCCGACAAGTACGGCCTGTCGGGACCTGATGTGCTGGACAATGTGGCCTATGCGCGTGCATACAACTCGGACCACCAGACGCAGCTGCTCATTCAG GCATCAGCCATGATGGCCGAGACCCGTTATGCACTGCTGATCGTCGACTCGGCCACGGCGCTGTACCGCACAGACTACTCTGGCCGGGGAGAGCTGAGTGCGCGGCAAATGCATCTGGCACGGTTTCTGCGAATGCTGCTGAGGCTGGCTGACGAGTTTGGCGTCGCAGTGCTCATCACCAACCAAGTGGTCGCTCAG GTGGACGGAGCAGCCATGTTCTCGGCCGACCCCAAGAAGCCCATCGGAGGAAACATCATGGCGCATGCCTCCACCACAAGGCTGTATCTGCGCAAGGGCCGCGGGGAAACCCGCATCTGCAAGATCTACGACTCGCCGTGCCTACCCGAGGCCGAAGCAATGTTTGCCATCACGCCCCAGGGCATAGCTGATGTCAAGGACTGA